Proteins from a genomic interval of Coccinella septempunctata chromosome 2, icCocSept1.1, whole genome shotgun sequence:
- the LOC123306481 gene encoding protein MTSS 2 isoform X2 yields the protein METHHIERENGALGGLFHQIIQDMKNGMPLWEDLIAKATKLHSSLKATILAVTAYLEAFQKIADSATNARGATREIGTALTRICLRHKAVEARMKTFTSTIMDCLVFPLQEKLEEWKKTVMNLDRDHAKDYKRARNELKKRSTDTLRLQKKMRKGAGGDLQKRIECGLQDVTERRQMLEETEKHAVRAALLEERSRFCTFVGFLKPVVDEEVAMLTEMSHLQEAVQQLEKHTTDPQTLPPASEQVIADLKSSDSGWSFQTPPSSPSSLGSRKSSMCSISSLNSSSSGSSKSHHSPSHPHWSRSLSQPVGRSGTIRYMSVSSQDSGFTSQDTLYPRPPSSFSVAQVSNMCEHSGNSSSSSTPCTPFPASSIPNNTWPNLQESIQFERAASAIINDRPHTISSAYEKGHQRSPLTVYTFQAPEQSLSQPSSPVAANAPNTTKTAPPKSPAPSTKSLLSKPPLPTRCSSLERNGPNVPAKNIAGMHGIRVLPPTTVDQALMKKPSALPAHLAKNCPQPTYVNMHDLANMAANKSQELNLPPPPAEFTMPSTENQKMPNEGEKESSTSESSLESSSGYGSQTTFNVDDVVQTAEDVSDTASKYCTLPRNSDLHNGVRRRPVSMTVYSTGTIRNNLLRRGSVQANKPLPPIRRTSSITSTSGLGQNSNMGSLENLPPPPAFLLEPNTCQNANQVKQNIGVNVAETVKALTELKHTPASPNAIRRTSSQNIYQNQNANQPQGPMLSTFQNKVSYLSQSGGVVYAQPSQILSGSPTAIRRYNNMRSQSADRKSDGPGGVGSNFIASLSAKLAPTLSPRSSRRNSEDVVMRTNTANKIYERGPGQNFLDSLNAKLAQQHINSSPQLKANKIRQFFNSKAQPDPRTCHESLMDQIKRGAPLKRAKIINDRSAPKIY from the exons GTGCCACGAGAGAAATTGGAACTGCCCTAACAAGAATTTGCCTTAGACACAAAGCAGTAGAAGCAAGGATGAAGACATTCACAAG CACCATCATGGACTGTCTGGTGTTTCCGTTGCAAGAGAAACTGGAGGAATGGAAGAAGACTGTGATGAACCTGGATCGAGATCATGCCAAAG ATTATAAGAGAGCCAGAAACGAGCTCAAGAAACGGTCCACAGACACGCTCAGATTGCAGAAGAAGATGAGAAAAGGAGCTGGAGGTGATTTGCAGAAGAGAATAGAGTGCGGCTTGCAGGACGTTACAGAAAGGAGGCAAATGTTGGAGGAGACTGAAAAACACGCCGTCAGGGCGGCACTGTTGGAGGAGAGGAGCCGTTTTTGCACTTTCGTCGGGTTTTTGAAACCAGTTGTG GATGAAGAGGTGGCCATGCTAACAGAGATGTCCCATCTCCAAGAAGCTGTCCAGCAGCTCGAGAAGCACACCACGGATCCTCAGACTCTACCGCCTGCCTCCGAACAGGTGATCGCAGACCTGAAGAGTTCGGATAGCGGTTGGTCATTTCAGACGCCTCCGTCTTCGCCGTCCAGCCTTGGTTCCAGAAAGTCCTCAATGTGCTCCATAAGTTCCCTGAATAGTTCCTCCTCGGGCAGTTCGAAGAGTCACCACTCTCCCAGCCATCCGCACTGGTCGAGATCCTTGTCTCAG cctgTAGGACGTAGTGGTACTATTAGATATATGTCTGTGTCGAGTCAAGATTCTGGTTTTACTTCTCAAGATACACTTTATCCAAGACCACCCTCTTCCTTTAGCGTGGCACAG GTCTCGAATATGTGTGAACACAGTGGAAACAGCAGCAGTTCCAGTACTCCTTGTACTCCTTTTCCTGCTTCGAGCATACCAAACAATACGTGGCCAAATCTTCAAGAAAGTATACAATTCGAAAGGGCAGCATCGGCCATTATAAACGATAGACCACATACTATTTCTTCAG CCTATGAAAAGGGTCACCAAAGAAGTCCGTTGACAGTTTACACATTCCAAGCTCCCGAGCAAAGTCTATCGCAACCTTCGAGTCCGGTTGCTGCTAATGCGCCTAATACAACAAAAACAGCGCCACCAAAGAGTCCTGCACCATCAACAAAATCGCTACTTAGCAAACCACCTCTGCCCACA CGTTGTTCTTCCTTGGAAAGGAATGGTCCCAATGTTCCTGCTAAAAACATTGCTGGAATGCATGGCATTCGAGTTCTTCCTCCAACAACTGTGGATCAGGCATTGATGAAAAAACCTTCGGCGCTCCCAGCTCACTTGGCTAAGA ATTGTCCTCAACCAACGTATGTAAATATGCACGATTTAGCCAATATGGCTGCTAATAAATCTCAGGAACTGAATTTACCTCCACCCCCTGCAGAGTTTACTATGCCCAGCACTGAAAATCAGAAG ATGCCAAATGAAGGTGAGAAGGAAAGTAGTACAAGTGAGAGTTCTTTAGAGTCGTCAAGTGGTTATGGAAGTCAAACCACCTTCAATGTTGATGATGTAGTGCAAACTGCAGAAG ATGTTAGTGATACCGCTAGCAAGTATTGCACCCTGCCTCGAAACTCTGATCTACATAATGGTGTACGTAGGAGGCCAGTCTCCATGACAG TGTACTCGACTGGTACGATTAGGAATAACCTACTCAGAAGGGGATCTGTCCAGGCCAATAAGCCCCTACCACCCATCAGACGTACATCCTCCATCACTAGTACATCTGGATTGGGGCAAAATTCGAACATGGGTAGTTTGGAAAACCTTCCACCGCCTCCTGCTTTTCTATTGGAACCGAATACTTGTCAGAACGCCAACCAGGTCAAACAAAATATTG GTGTCAATGTTGCGGAAACAGTTAAGGCCCTTACGGAGTTGAAACATACGCCTGCCAGTCCCAACGCCATCCGTAGAACCTCCTCTCAGAATATTTACCAGAATCAGAATGCCAATCAGCCACAGGGTCCGATGTTGAGCACTTTTCAGAACAAAGTGTCGTACTTGTCTCAATCGGGTGGCGTTGTTTACGCACAACCGTCCCAAATCTTAAGCGGCAGTCCCACTGCCATACGAAGATACAATAATATGAGATCGCAGAGTGCAGACAGGAAATCCGATG GTCCTGGAGGTGTGGGTTCTAATTTTATTGCCTCGCTTAGTGCTAAATTGGCACCAACTCTGAGCCCAAGGAGCTCCAGGAGGAATTCTGAGGATGTGGTCATGAGAACGAATACAGCAAATAAAATATATGAGAGAGGTCCTGGTCAAAATTTCTTAGATTCTCTGAATGCCAAATTAGCTCAACAGCATATCAATAGTTCTCCTCAATTAAAGGCGAATAAGATACGACAATTCTTCAACAGTAAAGCTCAG CCTGATCCTCGAACATGCCACGAGTCTTTGATGGATCAAATTAAAAGAGGAGCACCTTTAAAACGAGCCAAAATCATAAACGACAGATCAGCACCGAAAATATACTAG
- the LOC123306481 gene encoding protein MTSS 2 isoform X1, producing the protein METHHIERENGALGGLFHQIIQDMKNGMPLWEDLIAKATKLHSSLKATILAVTAYLEAFQKIADSATNARGATREIGTALTRICLRHKAVEARMKTFTSTIMDCLVFPLQEKLEEWKKTVMNLDRDHAKDYKRARNELKKRSTDTLRLQKKMRKGAGGDLQKRIECGLQDVTERRQMLEETEKHAVRAALLEERSRFCTFVGFLKPVVDEEVAMLTEMSHLQEAVQQLEKHTTDPQTLPPASEQVIADLKSSDSGWSFQTPPSSPSSLGSRKSSMCSISSLNSSSSGSSKSHHSPSHPHWSRSLSQPVGRSGTIRYMSVSSQDSGFTSQDTLYPRPPSSFSVAQVSNMCEHSGNSSSSSTPCTPFPASSIPNNTWPNLQESIQFERAASAIINDRPHTISSAYEKGHQRSPLTVYTFQAPEQSLSQPSSPVAANAPNTTKTAPPKSPAPSTKSLLSKPPLPTRCSSLERNGPNVPAKNIAGMHGIRVLPPTTVDQALMKKPSALPAHLAKNCPQPTYVNMHDLANMAANKSQELNLPPPPAEFTMPSTENQKMPNEGEKESSTSESSLESSSGYGSQTTFNVDDVVQTAEDVSDTASKYCTLPRNSDLHNGVRRRPVSMTAVYSTGTIRNNLLRRGSVQANKPLPPIRRTSSITSTSGLGQNSNMGSLENLPPPPAFLLEPNTCQNANQVKQNIGVNVAETVKALTELKHTPASPNAIRRTSSQNIYQNQNANQPQGPMLSTFQNKVSYLSQSGGVVYAQPSQILSGSPTAIRRYNNMRSQSADRKSDGPGGVGSNFIASLSAKLAPTLSPRSSRRNSEDVVMRTNTANKIYERGPGQNFLDSLNAKLAQQHINSSPQLKANKIRQFFNSKAQPDPRTCHESLMDQIKRGAPLKRAKIINDRSAPKIY; encoded by the exons GTGCCACGAGAGAAATTGGAACTGCCCTAACAAGAATTTGCCTTAGACACAAAGCAGTAGAAGCAAGGATGAAGACATTCACAAG CACCATCATGGACTGTCTGGTGTTTCCGTTGCAAGAGAAACTGGAGGAATGGAAGAAGACTGTGATGAACCTGGATCGAGATCATGCCAAAG ATTATAAGAGAGCCAGAAACGAGCTCAAGAAACGGTCCACAGACACGCTCAGATTGCAGAAGAAGATGAGAAAAGGAGCTGGAGGTGATTTGCAGAAGAGAATAGAGTGCGGCTTGCAGGACGTTACAGAAAGGAGGCAAATGTTGGAGGAGACTGAAAAACACGCCGTCAGGGCGGCACTGTTGGAGGAGAGGAGCCGTTTTTGCACTTTCGTCGGGTTTTTGAAACCAGTTGTG GATGAAGAGGTGGCCATGCTAACAGAGATGTCCCATCTCCAAGAAGCTGTCCAGCAGCTCGAGAAGCACACCACGGATCCTCAGACTCTACCGCCTGCCTCCGAACAGGTGATCGCAGACCTGAAGAGTTCGGATAGCGGTTGGTCATTTCAGACGCCTCCGTCTTCGCCGTCCAGCCTTGGTTCCAGAAAGTCCTCAATGTGCTCCATAAGTTCCCTGAATAGTTCCTCCTCGGGCAGTTCGAAGAGTCACCACTCTCCCAGCCATCCGCACTGGTCGAGATCCTTGTCTCAG cctgTAGGACGTAGTGGTACTATTAGATATATGTCTGTGTCGAGTCAAGATTCTGGTTTTACTTCTCAAGATACACTTTATCCAAGACCACCCTCTTCCTTTAGCGTGGCACAG GTCTCGAATATGTGTGAACACAGTGGAAACAGCAGCAGTTCCAGTACTCCTTGTACTCCTTTTCCTGCTTCGAGCATACCAAACAATACGTGGCCAAATCTTCAAGAAAGTATACAATTCGAAAGGGCAGCATCGGCCATTATAAACGATAGACCACATACTATTTCTTCAG CCTATGAAAAGGGTCACCAAAGAAGTCCGTTGACAGTTTACACATTCCAAGCTCCCGAGCAAAGTCTATCGCAACCTTCGAGTCCGGTTGCTGCTAATGCGCCTAATACAACAAAAACAGCGCCACCAAAGAGTCCTGCACCATCAACAAAATCGCTACTTAGCAAACCACCTCTGCCCACA CGTTGTTCTTCCTTGGAAAGGAATGGTCCCAATGTTCCTGCTAAAAACATTGCTGGAATGCATGGCATTCGAGTTCTTCCTCCAACAACTGTGGATCAGGCATTGATGAAAAAACCTTCGGCGCTCCCAGCTCACTTGGCTAAGA ATTGTCCTCAACCAACGTATGTAAATATGCACGATTTAGCCAATATGGCTGCTAATAAATCTCAGGAACTGAATTTACCTCCACCCCCTGCAGAGTTTACTATGCCCAGCACTGAAAATCAGAAG ATGCCAAATGAAGGTGAGAAGGAAAGTAGTACAAGTGAGAGTTCTTTAGAGTCGTCAAGTGGTTATGGAAGTCAAACCACCTTCAATGTTGATGATGTAGTGCAAACTGCAGAAG ATGTTAGTGATACCGCTAGCAAGTATTGCACCCTGCCTCGAAACTCTGATCTACATAATGGTGTACGTAGGAGGCCAGTCTCCATGACAG CAGTGTACTCGACTGGTACGATTAGGAATAACCTACTCAGAAGGGGATCTGTCCAGGCCAATAAGCCCCTACCACCCATCAGACGTACATCCTCCATCACTAGTACATCTGGATTGGGGCAAAATTCGAACATGGGTAGTTTGGAAAACCTTCCACCGCCTCCTGCTTTTCTATTGGAACCGAATACTTGTCAGAACGCCAACCAGGTCAAACAAAATATTG GTGTCAATGTTGCGGAAACAGTTAAGGCCCTTACGGAGTTGAAACATACGCCTGCCAGTCCCAACGCCATCCGTAGAACCTCCTCTCAGAATATTTACCAGAATCAGAATGCCAATCAGCCACAGGGTCCGATGTTGAGCACTTTTCAGAACAAAGTGTCGTACTTGTCTCAATCGGGTGGCGTTGTTTACGCACAACCGTCCCAAATCTTAAGCGGCAGTCCCACTGCCATACGAAGATACAATAATATGAGATCGCAGAGTGCAGACAGGAAATCCGATG GTCCTGGAGGTGTGGGTTCTAATTTTATTGCCTCGCTTAGTGCTAAATTGGCACCAACTCTGAGCCCAAGGAGCTCCAGGAGGAATTCTGAGGATGTGGTCATGAGAACGAATACAGCAAATAAAATATATGAGAGAGGTCCTGGTCAAAATTTCTTAGATTCTCTGAATGCCAAATTAGCTCAACAGCATATCAATAGTTCTCCTCAATTAAAGGCGAATAAGATACGACAATTCTTCAACAGTAAAGCTCAG CCTGATCCTCGAACATGCCACGAGTCTTTGATGGATCAAATTAAAAGAGGAGCACCTTTAAAACGAGCCAAAATCATAAACGACAGATCAGCACCGAAAATATACTAG
- the LOC123306481 gene encoding mucin-3A isoform X5 produces the protein METHHIERENGALGGLFHQIIQDMKNGMPLWEDLIAKATKLHSSLKATILAVTAYLEAFQKIADSATNARGATREIGTALTRICLRHKAVEARMKTFTSTIMDCLVFPLQEKLEEWKKTVMNLDRDHAKDYKRARNELKKRSTDTLRLQKKMRKGAGGDLQKRIECGLQDVTERRQMLEETEKHAVRAALLEERSRFCTFVGFLKPVVDEEVAMLTEMSHLQEAVQQLEKHTTDPQTLPPASEQVIADLKSSDSGWSFQTPPSSPSSLGSRKSSMCSISSLNSSSSGSSKSHHSPSHPHWSRSLSQPVGRSGTIRYMSVSSQDSGFTSQDTLYPRPPSSFSVAQVSNMCEHSGNSSSSSTPCTPFPASSIPNNTWPNLQESIQFERAASAIINDRPHTISSAYEKGHQRSPLTVYTFQAPEQSLSQPSSPVAANAPNTTKTAPPKSPAPSTKSLLSKPPLPTRCSSLERNGPNVPAKNIAGMHGIRVLPPTTVDQALMKKPSALPAHLAKNCPQPTYVNMHDLANMAANKSQELNLPPPPAEFTMPSTENQKMPNEGEKESSTSESSLESSSGYGSQTTFNVDDVVQTAEVYSTGTIRNNLLRRGSVQANKPLPPIRRTSSITSTSGLGQNSNMGSLENLPPPPAFLLEPNTCQNANQVKQNIGVNVAETVKALTELKHTPASPNAIRRTSSQNIYQNQNANQPQGPMLSTFQNKVSYLSQSGGVVYAQPSQILSGSPTAIRRYNNMRSQSADRKSDGPGGVGSNFIASLSAKLAPTLSPRSSRRNSEDVVMRTNTANKIYERGPGQNFLDSLNAKLAQQHINSSPQLKANKIRQFFNSKAQPDPRTCHESLMDQIKRGAPLKRAKIINDRSAPKIY, from the exons GTGCCACGAGAGAAATTGGAACTGCCCTAACAAGAATTTGCCTTAGACACAAAGCAGTAGAAGCAAGGATGAAGACATTCACAAG CACCATCATGGACTGTCTGGTGTTTCCGTTGCAAGAGAAACTGGAGGAATGGAAGAAGACTGTGATGAACCTGGATCGAGATCATGCCAAAG ATTATAAGAGAGCCAGAAACGAGCTCAAGAAACGGTCCACAGACACGCTCAGATTGCAGAAGAAGATGAGAAAAGGAGCTGGAGGTGATTTGCAGAAGAGAATAGAGTGCGGCTTGCAGGACGTTACAGAAAGGAGGCAAATGTTGGAGGAGACTGAAAAACACGCCGTCAGGGCGGCACTGTTGGAGGAGAGGAGCCGTTTTTGCACTTTCGTCGGGTTTTTGAAACCAGTTGTG GATGAAGAGGTGGCCATGCTAACAGAGATGTCCCATCTCCAAGAAGCTGTCCAGCAGCTCGAGAAGCACACCACGGATCCTCAGACTCTACCGCCTGCCTCCGAACAGGTGATCGCAGACCTGAAGAGTTCGGATAGCGGTTGGTCATTTCAGACGCCTCCGTCTTCGCCGTCCAGCCTTGGTTCCAGAAAGTCCTCAATGTGCTCCATAAGTTCCCTGAATAGTTCCTCCTCGGGCAGTTCGAAGAGTCACCACTCTCCCAGCCATCCGCACTGGTCGAGATCCTTGTCTCAG cctgTAGGACGTAGTGGTACTATTAGATATATGTCTGTGTCGAGTCAAGATTCTGGTTTTACTTCTCAAGATACACTTTATCCAAGACCACCCTCTTCCTTTAGCGTGGCACAG GTCTCGAATATGTGTGAACACAGTGGAAACAGCAGCAGTTCCAGTACTCCTTGTACTCCTTTTCCTGCTTCGAGCATACCAAACAATACGTGGCCAAATCTTCAAGAAAGTATACAATTCGAAAGGGCAGCATCGGCCATTATAAACGATAGACCACATACTATTTCTTCAG CCTATGAAAAGGGTCACCAAAGAAGTCCGTTGACAGTTTACACATTCCAAGCTCCCGAGCAAAGTCTATCGCAACCTTCGAGTCCGGTTGCTGCTAATGCGCCTAATACAACAAAAACAGCGCCACCAAAGAGTCCTGCACCATCAACAAAATCGCTACTTAGCAAACCACCTCTGCCCACA CGTTGTTCTTCCTTGGAAAGGAATGGTCCCAATGTTCCTGCTAAAAACATTGCTGGAATGCATGGCATTCGAGTTCTTCCTCCAACAACTGTGGATCAGGCATTGATGAAAAAACCTTCGGCGCTCCCAGCTCACTTGGCTAAGA ATTGTCCTCAACCAACGTATGTAAATATGCACGATTTAGCCAATATGGCTGCTAATAAATCTCAGGAACTGAATTTACCTCCACCCCCTGCAGAGTTTACTATGCCCAGCACTGAAAATCAGAAG ATGCCAAATGAAGGTGAGAAGGAAAGTAGTACAAGTGAGAGTTCTTTAGAGTCGTCAAGTGGTTATGGAAGTCAAACCACCTTCAATGTTGATGATGTAGTGCAAACTGCAGAAG TGTACTCGACTGGTACGATTAGGAATAACCTACTCAGAAGGGGATCTGTCCAGGCCAATAAGCCCCTACCACCCATCAGACGTACATCCTCCATCACTAGTACATCTGGATTGGGGCAAAATTCGAACATGGGTAGTTTGGAAAACCTTCCACCGCCTCCTGCTTTTCTATTGGAACCGAATACTTGTCAGAACGCCAACCAGGTCAAACAAAATATTG GTGTCAATGTTGCGGAAACAGTTAAGGCCCTTACGGAGTTGAAACATACGCCTGCCAGTCCCAACGCCATCCGTAGAACCTCCTCTCAGAATATTTACCAGAATCAGAATGCCAATCAGCCACAGGGTCCGATGTTGAGCACTTTTCAGAACAAAGTGTCGTACTTGTCTCAATCGGGTGGCGTTGTTTACGCACAACCGTCCCAAATCTTAAGCGGCAGTCCCACTGCCATACGAAGATACAATAATATGAGATCGCAGAGTGCAGACAGGAAATCCGATG GTCCTGGAGGTGTGGGTTCTAATTTTATTGCCTCGCTTAGTGCTAAATTGGCACCAACTCTGAGCCCAAGGAGCTCCAGGAGGAATTCTGAGGATGTGGTCATGAGAACGAATACAGCAAATAAAATATATGAGAGAGGTCCTGGTCAAAATTTCTTAGATTCTCTGAATGCCAAATTAGCTCAACAGCATATCAATAGTTCTCCTCAATTAAAGGCGAATAAGATACGACAATTCTTCAACAGTAAAGCTCAG CCTGATCCTCGAACATGCCACGAGTCTTTGATGGATCAAATTAAAAGAGGAGCACCTTTAAAACGAGCCAAAATCATAAACGACAGATCAGCACCGAAAATATACTAG
- the LOC123306481 gene encoding uncharacterized protein LOC123306481 isoform X4 encodes METHHIERENGALGGLFHQIIQDMKNGMPLWEDLIAKATKLHSSLKATILAVTAYLEAFQKIADSATNARGATREIGTALTRICLRHKAVEARMKTFTSTIMDCLVFPLQEKLEEWKKTVMNLDRDHAKDYKRARNELKKRSTDTLRLQKKMRKGAGGDLQKRIECGLQDVTERRQMLEETEKHAVRAALLEERSRFCTFVGFLKPVVDEEVAMLTEMSHLQEAVQQLEKHTTDPQTLPPASEQVIADLKSSDSGWSFQTPPSSPSSLGSRKSSMCSISSLNSSSSGSSKSHHSPSHPHWSRSLSQPVGRSGTIRYMSVSSQDSGFTSQDTLYPRPPSSFSVAQVSNMCEHSGNSSSSSTPCTPFPASSIPNNTWPNLQESIQFERAASAIINDRPHTISSAYEKGHQRSPLTVYTFQAPEQSLSQPSSPVAANAPNTTKTAPPKSPAPSTKSLLSKPPLPTRCSSLERNGPNVPAKNIAGMHGIRVLPPTTVDQALMKKPSALPAHLAKNCPQPTYVNMHDLANMAANKSQELNLPPPPAEFTMPSTENQKMPNEGEKESSTSESSLESSSGYGSQTTFNVDDVVQTAEAVYSTGTIRNNLLRRGSVQANKPLPPIRRTSSITSTSGLGQNSNMGSLENLPPPPAFLLEPNTCQNANQVKQNIGVNVAETVKALTELKHTPASPNAIRRTSSQNIYQNQNANQPQGPMLSTFQNKVSYLSQSGGVVYAQPSQILSGSPTAIRRYNNMRSQSADRKSDGPGGVGSNFIASLSAKLAPTLSPRSSRRNSEDVVMRTNTANKIYERGPGQNFLDSLNAKLAQQHINSSPQLKANKIRQFFNSKAQPDPRTCHESLMDQIKRGAPLKRAKIINDRSAPKIY; translated from the exons GTGCCACGAGAGAAATTGGAACTGCCCTAACAAGAATTTGCCTTAGACACAAAGCAGTAGAAGCAAGGATGAAGACATTCACAAG CACCATCATGGACTGTCTGGTGTTTCCGTTGCAAGAGAAACTGGAGGAATGGAAGAAGACTGTGATGAACCTGGATCGAGATCATGCCAAAG ATTATAAGAGAGCCAGAAACGAGCTCAAGAAACGGTCCACAGACACGCTCAGATTGCAGAAGAAGATGAGAAAAGGAGCTGGAGGTGATTTGCAGAAGAGAATAGAGTGCGGCTTGCAGGACGTTACAGAAAGGAGGCAAATGTTGGAGGAGACTGAAAAACACGCCGTCAGGGCGGCACTGTTGGAGGAGAGGAGCCGTTTTTGCACTTTCGTCGGGTTTTTGAAACCAGTTGTG GATGAAGAGGTGGCCATGCTAACAGAGATGTCCCATCTCCAAGAAGCTGTCCAGCAGCTCGAGAAGCACACCACGGATCCTCAGACTCTACCGCCTGCCTCCGAACAGGTGATCGCAGACCTGAAGAGTTCGGATAGCGGTTGGTCATTTCAGACGCCTCCGTCTTCGCCGTCCAGCCTTGGTTCCAGAAAGTCCTCAATGTGCTCCATAAGTTCCCTGAATAGTTCCTCCTCGGGCAGTTCGAAGAGTCACCACTCTCCCAGCCATCCGCACTGGTCGAGATCCTTGTCTCAG cctgTAGGACGTAGTGGTACTATTAGATATATGTCTGTGTCGAGTCAAGATTCTGGTTTTACTTCTCAAGATACACTTTATCCAAGACCACCCTCTTCCTTTAGCGTGGCACAG GTCTCGAATATGTGTGAACACAGTGGAAACAGCAGCAGTTCCAGTACTCCTTGTACTCCTTTTCCTGCTTCGAGCATACCAAACAATACGTGGCCAAATCTTCAAGAAAGTATACAATTCGAAAGGGCAGCATCGGCCATTATAAACGATAGACCACATACTATTTCTTCAG CCTATGAAAAGGGTCACCAAAGAAGTCCGTTGACAGTTTACACATTCCAAGCTCCCGAGCAAAGTCTATCGCAACCTTCGAGTCCGGTTGCTGCTAATGCGCCTAATACAACAAAAACAGCGCCACCAAAGAGTCCTGCACCATCAACAAAATCGCTACTTAGCAAACCACCTCTGCCCACA CGTTGTTCTTCCTTGGAAAGGAATGGTCCCAATGTTCCTGCTAAAAACATTGCTGGAATGCATGGCATTCGAGTTCTTCCTCCAACAACTGTGGATCAGGCATTGATGAAAAAACCTTCGGCGCTCCCAGCTCACTTGGCTAAGA ATTGTCCTCAACCAACGTATGTAAATATGCACGATTTAGCCAATATGGCTGCTAATAAATCTCAGGAACTGAATTTACCTCCACCCCCTGCAGAGTTTACTATGCCCAGCACTGAAAATCAGAAG ATGCCAAATGAAGGTGAGAAGGAAAGTAGTACAAGTGAGAGTTCTTTAGAGTCGTCAAGTGGTTATGGAAGTCAAACCACCTTCAATGTTGATGATGTAGTGCAAACTGCAGAAG CAGTGTACTCGACTGGTACGATTAGGAATAACCTACTCAGAAGGGGATCTGTCCAGGCCAATAAGCCCCTACCACCCATCAGACGTACATCCTCCATCACTAGTACATCTGGATTGGGGCAAAATTCGAACATGGGTAGTTTGGAAAACCTTCCACCGCCTCCTGCTTTTCTATTGGAACCGAATACTTGTCAGAACGCCAACCAGGTCAAACAAAATATTG GTGTCAATGTTGCGGAAACAGTTAAGGCCCTTACGGAGTTGAAACATACGCCTGCCAGTCCCAACGCCATCCGTAGAACCTCCTCTCAGAATATTTACCAGAATCAGAATGCCAATCAGCCACAGGGTCCGATGTTGAGCACTTTTCAGAACAAAGTGTCGTACTTGTCTCAATCGGGTGGCGTTGTTTACGCACAACCGTCCCAAATCTTAAGCGGCAGTCCCACTGCCATACGAAGATACAATAATATGAGATCGCAGAGTGCAGACAGGAAATCCGATG GTCCTGGAGGTGTGGGTTCTAATTTTATTGCCTCGCTTAGTGCTAAATTGGCACCAACTCTGAGCCCAAGGAGCTCCAGGAGGAATTCTGAGGATGTGGTCATGAGAACGAATACAGCAAATAAAATATATGAGAGAGGTCCTGGTCAAAATTTCTTAGATTCTCTGAATGCCAAATTAGCTCAACAGCATATCAATAGTTCTCCTCAATTAAAGGCGAATAAGATACGACAATTCTTCAACAGTAAAGCTCAG CCTGATCCTCGAACATGCCACGAGTCTTTGATGGATCAAATTAAAAGAGGAGCACCTTTAAAACGAGCCAAAATCATAAACGACAGATCAGCACCGAAAATATACTAG